The following coding sequences lie in one Saccopteryx bilineata isolate mSacBil1 chromosome 5, mSacBil1_pri_phased_curated, whole genome shotgun sequence genomic window:
- the HAUS3 gene encoding HAUS augmin-like complex subunit 3 gives MSCGKEFVETLKKINYPKADALNGEDFDWLFETVEGKSFLKWFCGNVNERNVLSEEELEAFGVLQKSGKPILEGAALDEALKTRETPNLKTPTLDDKELEKLENELQTLQKLKNLKIQRRNKCQLMASVTMHRYLRLNAKEEEATKKLKQSQGILNAMTAKIKSELQALTDGVAKLMMFFRPSNLGPGTSPLVFLSQFSLEKYLSQEEQSTAALTLYTKKQFFQGIHEVVESSNEENFQLLDIQAPSICDTQEILEERQLEMVRLQLAYICAQHQLIHLKARNLSMKSSIEWAEENLHTLTSKALGKDNLDAKISSLNNHIRTLEEQIMHIKDKSLPALIKENAQLLNMPVVKGDFDLQIAKQDYYTARQELVLNQLIKQKASFELLQLSYEIELRKHWDIHRQLENLVQELSQSNTMLHQRLEMLADPSISQQINPRSTIDTKDYSTHRLYQLLEGDNKKKELFITHGNLEEVTEKLKQDISLVQEQLAVSAQEHSFFLSKLNNDVDMLCDALYQGGNQLLLSDQELMELFHQVEVQLNKLNHRLTDILADVKTKRKILSSNKLHQMERELYVYFLKDQDYLKDIVENLENKSKIKAVDLKD, from the exons ATGAGTTGTGGGAAAGAATTcgtggaaacattaaaaaaaattaattatcccAAAGCTGATGCTCTTAATGGGGAAGATTTTGACTGGTTGTTTGAGACTGTCGAGGGTAAGTCCTTTTTGAAATGGTTTTGTGGGAATGTGAACGAACGGAATGTGTTGTCTGAGGAGGAATTGGAAGCTTTCGGCGTTCTTCAGAAGTCGGGCAAGCCCATCCTAGAAGGAGCAGCATTGGATGAAGCGCTTAAGACCCGCGAAACTCCTAATTTGAAGACACCCACCCTGGATGACAAAGAGCTAGAGAAATTAGAGAATGAGCTTCAAACTCTGCAGAAATTAAAGAACCTAAAAATTCAGCGACGTAATAAATGCCAGTTGATGGCTTCGGTAACTATGCACAGATACCTGAGGTTAAATGCTAAAGAGGAGGAAGCCACTAAAAAGCTGAAGCAGAGTCAAGGAATTCTGAATGCTATGACTGCTAAGATTAAGAGTGAACTTCAGGCTCTTACTGATGGAGTTGCAAAATTGATGATGTTCTTCAGACCTTCAAATTTAGGTCCAGGGACAAGTCCACTGGTGTTTTTATCTCAGTTTTCCTTGGAAAAATACCTCAGCCAAGAAGAGCAAAGCACAGCAGCATTAACCTTATATACCAAAAAACAGTTCTTTCAAGGAATACACGAAGTAGTTGAAagttcaaatgaagaaaattttcagCTTTTAGATATACAAGCACCGTCCATTTGTGATACTCAAGAAATTCTTGAGGAGAGACAACTAGAGATGGTTAGGCTGCAGCTAGCATACATTTGTGCGCAACATCAATTAATTCACTTGAAAGCAAGAAATTTGAGTATGAAGTCAAGTATAGAATGGGCAGAGGAGAATCTTCATACTCTCACTAGCAAG GCTCTTGGAAAAGATAACTTGGATGCTAAAATTTCTAGTTTGAACAATCACATTCGGACACTTGAAGAACAAATTATGCATATAAAAGACAAAAGTTTGCCTGCTCTGATAAAAGAGAATGCCCAGTTATTGAATATGCCAGTTGTAAAGGGAGATTTTGATCTGCAGATTGCCAAACAAGACTATTATACAGCAAGGCAAGAGTTAGTTTTAAATCAGCTAATAAAGCAAAAGGCATCATTTGAACTTCTGCAGTTATCATATGAAATTGAATTGAGAAAGCATTGGGACATACATCGTCAACTTGAAAATTTAGTTCAAGAACTTAGTCAAAGTAACACGATGCTCCACCAGCGATTAGAAATGCTAGCTGACCCATCAATATCTCAGCAGATAAATCCAAGGAGTACTATTGATACCAAGGATTATTCTACTCACAG gCTTTATCAGCTTTTAGAAGGagataataagaaaaaagaattgtttataACCCATGGAAACCTGGAGGAAGTGACTGAGAAATTAAAACAGGATATTTCTTTAGTACAAGAACAGTTGGCAGTATCTGCTCAAGAgcattctttctttctatccAAATTGAATAATGATGTGGACATGCTTTGTGATGCTTTGTATCAAGGAGGAAACCAGCTTTTGCTTAGTGATCAG gaattAATGGAGCTGTTTCATCAAGTTGAGGTTCAACTGAATAAGTTAAATCATCGTCTTACTGATATTCTTGCTGAtgtgaagacaaaaagaaaaattttgtcaTCTAACAAACTGCATCAAATGGAAAGagaattatatgtatattttttaaaagatcaagatTATCTGAAAGATATTGTGgagaatttagaaaacaaatcaaagattAAGGCTGTTGATCTCAAAGATTGA
- the MXD4 gene encoding max dimerization protein 4: MELNSLLILLEAAEYLERRDREAEHGYASVLPFDGDFSRKKTKAAGLVRKAPNNRSSHNELEKHRRAKLRLYLEQLKQLVPLGPDSTRHTTLSLLKRAKTHIKKLEEQDRRALSIKEQLQREHRFLKRRLEQLSVQSLERVRTDSTGSALSTDDSEQEVDVEGMEFGPGELDSVGSNSDVDDHYSLQSGGCSDGGYGSPCRRPARPGLS; the protein is encoded by the exons ATGGAGCTGAACTCCCTGCTGATCCTGCTGGAGGCGGCCGAGTACCTGGAGCGCAGGGACCGAG AGGCCGAGCATGGCTACGCCTCGGTGCTACCCTTCGACGGCGacttctccaggaagaaaacaaaggcgGCCGGCCTGGTGCGCAAGGCCCCGAACAACAg GTCTTCACACAATGAACTAGAAAAGCACAG ACGAGCCAAACTCAGGCTCTACCTGGAGCAGCTGAAGCAGCTGGTGCCCCTGGGTCCTGACAGCACCCGCCACACCACGCTCAGCCTCCTTAAACGCGCCAAGACGCACATCAAG AAACTGGAGGAGCAGGACCGCAGGGCGCTGAGCATCAAGGAGCAGCTGCAGCGAGAACACCGCTTCCTGAAGCGGCGCCTGGAGCAGCTGTCGGTGCAGAGCCTGGAGCGCGTGCGCACGGACAGCACAGGCTCCGCCCTCTCCACTGACGACTCCGAGCAAG AAGTGGACGTAGAGGGCATGGAGTTTGGCCCCGGCGAGCTGGACAGTGTTGGCAGCAACAGTGACGTGGATGACCACTACAGCCTGCAGAGTGGTGGCTGCAGCGATGGTGGCTATGGGTCCCCCTGCCGGAGGCCTGCCCGCCCTGGCCTCTCGTAG